The Imtechella halotolerans DNA window TATGGATGCTATTCATAATGTTTTTCAACGTTTATTGGAAAAAAAGTCACCCCTTGATATTGAAAATGAAAAATCGTATCTCATAAAAAGTGTTAGAAACGAACTTATTAATGAATCTCAAAGAGTTCAGAATCTTGATTCTACAGAAGATGGTGACTTACCATTTTCCATAACAGTGAATATAGAAGAAATGCTTATTGATGCTGATTTTGAAAATACAATTCAAAAAAAAATACAGCATGTACTTAAAACACTTACGCCACGCCAAAGAGAAATTATCTACCTAAGATATACCGGTAATTACAGCTATGCTGAAATAGCAGAAATTTTACAAATAAGCATTCCTGCTTGTCGTAATCTAATACTTAAAGCATTGAAAGAGCTAAGAAAACACGGGTCAACTTTCTTCTATTTGATGATTTATCTCAATCACAAAAACTAATATTAACTATTTTTTAACAAAAATAACGATGATATAATCGAGATTCTTCGGTCTTCTATAGGTCTGCGGAAATGTATCCCGCCCCAATGACTCTAAAAACAATGTATGACCGCTAACGATTTCTTAAAAGACAGTTATTTCATCGTTTGGAAACTTTCCAAAGAACCCCTAGAGGATTCCTATTGGGAATCCTACTTGAAAAAACACCCTGAACACCTAAATGCATTTAATGAAGCCTGTCTAAAACTAGACTCCGTTCAATTTGAAATGACAACTTTAAAGTCATCGCAAAAGAAAGAGCTTCATTCACGAATTTTTGCAACTCAGGCTAAATATCACTCAAATTACCCCACACCTAAGGCACCTATTTTTACCCTAAAAAGGGTATTACTGACTTCTGCCGCAAGTATTTCACTTTTAATAGGTATTAGTGTATTTTATAAAACCCAAAAAAACAATGTAATTCACGAAGTAATTGTGGAACGCAACACCACAGATCCTTCAATTGAATTACTGACTAAAAAAGGAACCATCGTATTAGATCCAGATGCGATTTTAAAAGTTGATTCCTTAGGTCAAATCTCCTATAAAAACCAATTATTAGATGGCACTAAAACAGGTCTTAATACACTAAGAGTTCCTTATGGTAAGCGCTCACAAATTGTTTTAGAAGACGGTAGTAAATTATGGGTAAATTCAGGGAGTACAGTCCATTTTCCTGCCATATTCCCTAAGAATGAACGAAAAATAAATGTTGAAGGTGAAATCCTTATTGAAGTTGCAAAAGACATCAAAAGACAATTTACAGTAGCCACATCAAATTTTGAAGTCCAAGTTTATGGAACAATCTTCAATGTTAATGCCTATAGGGAAAATATTCGAGATGCAGTGGTTTTAGTAGAAGGAAGCGTTTCGGTATTAACACCGCAAGGGACAAAACTTCCCATGGCTCCAAAAGAAATGATTGTTATCGATAATGGTCAACTTTCTAAAAAAGCTGTAAATACCGCTTTATATACCTCCTGGACTAAAGGTTATTTAGTTTTCGAAGACACTCCAATTTCAGAAGTTCTTTCGGCCTTAACAAAATACTATAACATCTCATTTAAAGGTGATTCAAATAAACTATCAAAGAAAACTTGTTCAGGGAAAATTTATCTCTCGGATGATGTTAATAATGTTATTGAAACACTTTCTCTTCTTACAAATACATCATTCAGTATAAACAAATAGTAATAAACAAAAACGAGATTCCTAATGCAATTTATAAACCAGCCACAGAAACAGCTTAGGCAATTCATACTAAAAAGCTTTTGTGTACTAACCATTTTATTGGTCCACAATACAATGTATGCAGGTATCGAAGTAATAAAAATTTTCCCGCAAGAAAAAGGCATTACTCTTTCCCTACAAAATAAAGAAATAAAGGAGGCAATAGCTACTATTGAATCTGTTTCGGAATATCTTTTTATTCAATCAGGTTTAGAAAAAACAGATGTCACCAAAAAAGTAAATATCCAAATTAAAGAGGGTAATATTGAACAAGTTATGGCCCTCCTTTTAAAGGATACTCCTATACGTTATCGAATTATTGAACGCCAAATTATACTATATAAGGAAAAAAGTAATTCTCAAAGCGAAGGTGTTATTAACAGTTTTATACAAAAATTATTTTCTGTAAATGGTACGATTAAAGATATAGGTGGTATTCCTGTTGTTGGTGCTACACTTGTTCTTAAAAATAATACATCAAAATGGGCTATAACTGATTTTGATGGAAATTTTACGCTGTCAGATGTTCCTGAAAATAGTATACTCCAAATACGGAGTATGGGTTTCATAACTAAAGAAATAACCATAAAAAATGACAGTTTCCTAAATATTCTTTTAGAAGAAGATACCCAATCTTTGGAAGAGGTAGTTGTTACCAGTAATTATGGTACTATCCAAAAAAAATCCAATTTGGTTTCCAGCGCTTTTCAAGTGACTAGTAAGGAGTTACAAAACCTCCCTCAGAAAAGAGTTGATGAACTGCTAGAAGGAATTGTTCCTGGACTTGAATTTAATCCTCAAAGTGATGATGCCTCCAGCGCGAGACCACGTTATAGTGTAACTATAAGAGGAGAAGCCTCCTTAGGTGCCTCCAATGAACCCCTTTGGATTATTGATGGTGTACCCATGCACACAGGAGACAGAACTAATATGATAAGAGGATTACAAACAAGTATCAGTCCCCTTTCCTATATAAATCCTGATGATATTGAATCCATTACGGTTCTTAAAGATGCCTCAGCTACTTCAATATATGGAGCCGATGGTGCCAATGGTGTGATTTTAGTTACCACCAAAAAAGGAAAAGAAGGAAAGCCACAACTTAATCTCTCTTTACGAACTGGAATTTCAAAAATCAATGAAAGTACAAAGTTTAAAGTGTTAAATGGCGAACAATACATGACCTTAGCCAAGGAAGCTTATTTAAATGCAGGAAATGACATGGCTTATTTTCCATTTACGGATAATGATTTAAATAGCTACTCATCGACTAATACTGATTGGTATGATGAATTTTATGATCTAGGCTCCAATGTACAATTAAACATGTCTGCTAGTGGGGGTACCGAAAAAATGACATACTACCTTTCTGGATCATATTTTAATAACGAAGCAACTATTAAAGGTAATCAACAACAGCGATTGTCGCTAAGGTCTAATACTAAGTTTACTCTTTCGGATAAATTCTCATTAAATGTTATAATGTCTGGGACCTATAATGAAAATGATCTTTTCACCCCAGGACATAGCTATTATAGTACTCTTCCTATTATCTCTCCATACAACAGTGATGGTAGTTTTAGACAGTTTTACAAAATAATTGATGGTCGCAACCCAGATGGTAGCCCAAGATGGATTACAAAGAAATTTTTTAATGAACTGGCTGAACGCGAACAAAATGACAACGGTCAAAAAACATTCAACTTTCAAGGAAATATTAATGCACAATACACCCTTAACAAACATATCTATATAGCTTCTCAATTGGGCATTGACTATCAAGGGAGTAACGAAAATATATACAGTTCCATGAAAAACTGGTCTGGATATAATATAGAAGGGAAACCGGAAGGATATGCGCGTTGGTCAAGTTCAAATTTTACCAACTGGTCATGGATAAATCGTTTAAATTTTAATAAGTCATTTGGAAAACACACACTTTCTGGTGTAATTGGGGTTGAGCTTATTTCAAGGCAAAACACCTATGTGTCGTCTTATGGAGCAGGGTTCGCTAATGATCATTTAAGAGAAGTATCTTATGCATCTTATACCACTGGATCTGGAAGTAATTCCACAACTCGTAGTGCATCCTATTTAGGACAATTATCCTATTCAATGGATGATAGATATAACCTAATTTTAAGTGCCAGAAAAGACGGAAACTCAAATTTTGGAAGTAATGTAATGTGGGCAAATTTTGCGTCTGCTGGTGCATCTTGGAATATCCACAAAGAGAATTTCTTTAAAAGCAATTTTATAAATGTTCTTAATCTAAAGGCTAGTTATGGAACTAATGGAAATTCACGAATTGGAAGACAGGAAGCTGATGGAGTATATGTAGTTTCAGACAGCTATCAATACGGGGGGGCATTAGGAGCAGGAATGAGCAACCCGCCAAATCCTTATCTATCTTGGGAAACTACTTATATGACCAATGTTGGTCTTAGGGTTGCAGCTTTAAACAACCGAGTTAGTTTACTTACTGAAATATACAGAAATAAAACCATTGATTTACTGAGTAAACTTGATGTTTCCAGAACTATTGGAGCAAGAACCATTTATCGAAATGTGGGATCAATTGAGAATAAGGGAATAGAATTAACCCTAGAGGGTACTCCAATCCGTACCAAAAATCTAGATTGGACCACTACCATTGTAGCTTCTCACAATCGAAATAAGCTTTTAGAACTATATAATGGAATTTCTAGAAACTTTGGGGTAACTCGTTGGCAAGAAGGAGAAGGAATTGACACTTATTACCTCGTTCGGTGGGCGGGTGTTGACCCCAATGATGGAGCGCCTCTATGGTACGATCTTAACGGAAACATCACAAGAGAATATAGTGCAATTAATAGAGTAGTTGATGGAAAAAAAGCAGCTCCTGACGTATTCGGAAGCATTGTAAACACTCTTAAATATAAAAATTTTAATTTAAGAGTAATGGCCAACTATACAATAGGCGGTTATGGCTTTTCCTCTTTCGGCAGAAACGTTACCTCTGATGGCTTAAACATCATGAACGAAAACCAATCAATCAATCAATTGGATCGATGGCAAAATCCTGGAGATCTCACATTGTCTCCAAGGCCACTTTGGGGTATTAGCTCACAGTCAGTTATGAACTCCACAAGATTCCTATATAAAAAGACGCATATTAAAGTTCGGAATATTAGTCTTGGTTACACTGTTCCACAAGAGAAGGCTAAAGAATGGGGATTTAGTACGGTTAACTTTTACCTTATTGGGGACAACCTACTCCTATGGACTCCCTATGACAAACCTAACAGAAATTCATATAAAAACAACATGAGTGGATACCCTATGGAAACTTCGGTATCACTTAGTATAAATGTATCATTATAAGCCTACTTCATATGAAATTAAAAAACATATTCGTTATAAGTATTCTTTGTCTTTCATTTACAGCTTGTCAAAGCTTTTTAGAGGTTGAGGATGAAGGACGTTCATCAATACCTGTGTTTTTCTCAGACATGGATGGTGTTAGAGCAGCCCTCCCGGGAGCATATAGTAGAATTTACAAATATTACGATTCAGAATTTTTACTATATCCCGATGTTGCTGGCGATATGCTTGAAATGACAATAGTTGGTGCTGACACTAAGATGGCTCCTCAATTCAACTATATCTCAAATCCCGATCAAACCATTGGTGCAGTAAGTTACATTTGGGAATATTGTTACGACGCCCTTACCAACATCAACAACATAATCAACTACTATCCAGCCTTGTTGGAGAAGTTTCCAGGAAATAAAAATGAGCTTAATAACATCATGGCTAATGCTTTATTTCTAAGAGCATTGGTTCACTTTGATCTAGTCAAAGTATATGCACAAAATTATAATTATACTACCGATGCTTCTCATTTAGGCATTCCGATAGTCTTAAAAATTCCTGGACCAAATGATAATTTGAAACGTAATACAGTTGAAAATGTATATGCACAAATTTTAGGTGATTTAAAAGACGCCGATGCTTTATTTGAAGGGGCCTCATTTAATGAAAATAAAGCTCCGTACTACGCTTCATCTTCTGCTGTTCAAGGACTACTGGCTAGAGTATCTCTTTATATGGGTAAAAATGAAGAGGCAATTATGCACGCTTCAAAAGCAATAGAAGCAAAATCTCTTTCCCAAGGACCAGATTACATTAATGTATTTACACAAAATAATTTTGTAGGGGAAACTATTTTTAAACTAAATGGATGGTTACAAAAATCAGCAACTTCATCCTTTTATAACAACGGTCCTATAGGTTTTGCATCTACTAAATTAATTACTCTTTTTCAAGATCAAGAAGATATCCGACTAGATCTGTTGCAGGTACAAAATAATGGTACACACAGCACCCTAAAACATACAAAAACAGATGTTAATCAAGGAGAAGTACAGTATGACTTAATACTTATGCGAGCCTCAGAAATGTACCTTATCCGTGCTGAAGCTAACATCAAACTAAATTCCTTAGAAGAAGCTAAAAGCGATTTAAAATCTTTAATAGCTAGGGCATTACAGAAAACTCCCATTGAGATTGAAATAACTGAAAATACTCAAGAAGAAATGATGAATTTACTAATGAATGAACGTGCTAAAGAATTGGCATTTGAAGGTCATCGTCTATTTGATTTAAGCCGTAATCACCAAAGTTTAGAAAGAGCTGAAAATACACTTTCTACTGTTCAATTTATTGCTTACCCAAGTGATCTATTCATCCTTCCAATACCGCAAGCAGAGATTGATGCAAATACTAACATTTTACAAAATTCAGGCTACTAATTCAAAAGGTTTTCTAATGAAAAAACATATAAAATTACTTTTGCTAATTACACTTACCTCCTTAATTTCATGTAGTAAAGATGAGGTAACTCCTTATGACCATCCTTTTGTCTCTATTAGTTTTAATAATGCTGATGCGATTCAAGTTAATTCAAATAGAGGAGATATTGTTTCTTATTACGTTTCATTAAGTTCAAAACCTCTTAATAAAGATTTAGAGGTCTCCTATACCGTTAACTTAGGTGATGGGTTACAAGAAGGCATCGATTTCCAACTAATCACATCAGAAAACCCATTAATCTTTCCAAAAGGTATATATAGACGTCCTATACAGATACGTTGGTTATCTCAGCCTGTAGACACGCAAAAGGATAATACATTGACCCTGCAACTCACTAATAATAACCTAAATCTTACTATGGGACTTCCGGGTCCTGATGCTCGTTTAAGTGCCTTAAAAATAACAAAAGTAAATCCCTAAATGACTATTTCATTGCGTTACATTCTCCTTTTCCTTTTCTTGCCTTTCCTGTCATTTAACATGGTAGGACAAAGACTATTACAAGACCCCCAACTAATAAAAAAGAAGCTCTCTAATGGGTTGACTTATTACATTTATCCCACAGACCAAGGAAAAAATCAAGCAGATGTGCGTCTTTTTGTAAAAACAGGTTCTTTGCAAGAAGCTGATAATCAATTAGGATTAGCTCATTTCCTAGAACATATGGCGTTCAATGGTATTAAACATTTCAAGGCTAACGAATTAATCCGTTTTTTGGAATCAAAAGGTGCAAAATTTGGACATGACTTAAATGCCCATACTTCTTTCCAGGAAACTATTTACAAACTAAAAATCCCCACACGGGATATCCAGGTAGTAGATTCAACCCTTACAATTCTTTCAGACTGGGTAGATGGTATGCTCTTGGACTCATTGGAAGTAGAAAAAGAACGTGGAGTAATACTTTCAGAGTGGCTATCAAAACAATCCCCTAAACTAAATAGTTCACAAGCATTTCTTGACCAGCTACTTAACGGTTCCCTATACTCAAATAGAAAAGTTATTGGAGATACTACTATCTTAAGAAACTTCAAGCATTCCGAGCTTAAACAATTCTATAACCAATGGTACGACCCCTCAATAATGGCAATTGCCATTTCAGGAGATATTGATGTAAACAAGGTAGAAGAACTGATCAAGAAAAAATTTGAAAGTAAAAAAACCACTTCTCCGAATTGGAAAGAACATCCCATACCATCATACACTAAGGATAGTCTTCTAATTTATTCAGATTCTTGGGTGACCAAAACTGAATTAAATTATATTCAATTGATCCCTCCTCTAAGGGATGTAGCCTCTATCAATTTATATGAGCAATATCTTACACGAACGATAATTAACAGTCTTTTTAAAGAACGATTTGCGAAGCTTTCCAAGGGAAAAACATTCTATACAGATGGTAGTATCTCTATAGGTAACTTTTTACCTGTTAAGGGTGCAATTATTGCCACAGTTGAATTGGATTCCAGCAACCTAAAAAAAGGAATTGAACAATTTAACACTCATTTAGGTCAATTATACACCTACGGATTTACGAATCAAGAAATTGAAAAAACTAAAAAAAATCTTTACGGCTCTTTTAAACGTAAAGTACAGGCTGAAAAGTCTTCTTCGTCTTCTTCTTTAATGAATCAGATGTATCAAGATTTTTTCTATGGAAACAGTATTATTGACCCTTCCTACGAATTAGAAATACTAAAAAAATCGATTCCAAAAATCGACTCAACAACCATTTTATCCTATTTACAAAACATCAATTTAGGTCCAAAAAGGTATTTGATGACTACTAATGCATCAATGAAAACTCAACTTCCACTTAACAAAGAATTATTAGCAATAATAAATTCTGCTCCTCATAAAATTATTCCCTATAAAGATTCACTTTTTGTTCCAGAAAAACTTCTAAATGAACATCCACTTGCAGGTAAAACAACCTCTATAAATCCGATTTCAGAAATTGACGCTACCGAATTAATTCTAAGTAACGGCGTGAAAATTATCTACAAACACTCCGATATAGAAAAAAATAAGGTTTTACTTTCTGGGTTTCGTGCTGGAGGGTTCTATGGCATGGATTCTATTGACTATCTAACATCCATGTATGCTGAACCTATCGTTTCCCTGAGTGGTTATGGCAATTTTTCTCGTGAAGCATTAAGTCATTTTCTTGCTGGTAATTCTGCCAAAGTTCAAATGTTAGTTGACAAAACTCGAAGTGGTTTCTTTGGAAGTTCAAATGTACAAGACACCTCTACACTTTTCGAATTATTCTATTTAAAATGGACTCAACCACAGATTGATTCCATTCTATTTGATAAAGTTAAAGAACAATCTATTCTAAAAGCCGAACAAAGTCCAAATGACAAGCAAGTAGACTTCAGAAATGAACTTAACTTTTTAATAAAAGGAAAGGATTATACGACCATTCCTACAACTCCAGAGATGATAGAAGAAGGACTTCATGTAAGCGATATGATTCCTCTGTATAATGCTTTCTTTGGAAATGCCTTTGACTATACTGTAATTATTATCTCTGATCAAAAACTCGATGACCTTCTTCCTTATATTGAAACCTATCTAGGGGGGCTACCTTCAGACAATTCATATAATCCTAAAACTTACTTCCCCTCTTCTGGTTTTAAAAAATCTCAATCATTTATTAGATATGCATCGCCATCGCCCAAAGCTACTGTTTCAGTTGTATTCCAACATGACAAAAAGATTAAAGATCTTCATAAAAAGGAAGTATTAAATGAATTAGTAGAAGGCATTATTAAAATTCGTCTATATGAAGAATTAAGAGAAAACGCAGGCAAAGTTTACGGTGTAAATGTTTCCCTTAATTCAACCTCAACACCTACTTCTTTAAGTAGG harbors:
- a CDS encoding SusC/RagA family TonB-linked outer membrane protein, translated to MQFINQPQKQLRQFILKSFCVLTILLVHNTMYAGIEVIKIFPQEKGITLSLQNKEIKEAIATIESVSEYLFIQSGLEKTDVTKKVNIQIKEGNIEQVMALLLKDTPIRYRIIERQIILYKEKSNSQSEGVINSFIQKLFSVNGTIKDIGGIPVVGATLVLKNNTSKWAITDFDGNFTLSDVPENSILQIRSMGFITKEITIKNDSFLNILLEEDTQSLEEVVVTSNYGTIQKKSNLVSSAFQVTSKELQNLPQKRVDELLEGIVPGLEFNPQSDDASSARPRYSVTIRGEASLGASNEPLWIIDGVPMHTGDRTNMIRGLQTSISPLSYINPDDIESITVLKDASATSIYGADGANGVILVTTKKGKEGKPQLNLSLRTGISKINESTKFKVLNGEQYMTLAKEAYLNAGNDMAYFPFTDNDLNSYSSTNTDWYDEFYDLGSNVQLNMSASGGTEKMTYYLSGSYFNNEATIKGNQQQRLSLRSNTKFTLSDKFSLNVIMSGTYNENDLFTPGHSYYSTLPIISPYNSDGSFRQFYKIIDGRNPDGSPRWITKKFFNELAEREQNDNGQKTFNFQGNINAQYTLNKHIYIASQLGIDYQGSNENIYSSMKNWSGYNIEGKPEGYARWSSSNFTNWSWINRLNFNKSFGKHTLSGVIGVELISRQNTYVSSYGAGFANDHLREVSYASYTTGSGSNSTTRSASYLGQLSYSMDDRYNLILSARKDGNSNFGSNVMWANFASAGASWNIHKENFFKSNFINVLNLKASYGTNGNSRIGRQEADGVYVVSDSYQYGGALGAGMSNPPNPYLSWETTYMTNVGLRVAALNNRVSLLTEIYRNKTIDLLSKLDVSRTIGARTIYRNVGSIENKGIELTLEGTPIRTKNLDWTTTIVASHNRNKLLELYNGISRNFGVTRWQEGEGIDTYYLVRWAGVDPNDGAPLWYDLNGNITREYSAINRVVDGKKAAPDVFGSIVNTLKYKNFNLRVMANYTIGGYGFSSFGRNVTSDGLNIMNENQSINQLDRWQNPGDLTLSPRPLWGISSQSVMNSTRFLYKKTHIKVRNISLGYTVPQEKAKEWGFSTVNFYLIGDNLLLWTPYDKPNRNSYKNNMSGYPMETSVSLSINVSL
- a CDS encoding FecR family protein — protein: MTANDFLKDSYFIVWKLSKEPLEDSYWESYLKKHPEHLNAFNEACLKLDSVQFEMTTLKSSQKKELHSRIFATQAKYHSNYPTPKAPIFTLKRVLLTSAASISLLIGISVFYKTQKNNVIHEVIVERNTTDPSIELLTKKGTIVLDPDAILKVDSLGQISYKNQLLDGTKTGLNTLRVPYGKRSQIVLEDGSKLWVNSGSTVHFPAIFPKNERKINVEGEILIEVAKDIKRQFTVATSNFEVQVYGTIFNVNAYRENIRDAVVLVEGSVSVLTPQGTKLPMAPKEMIVIDNGQLSKKAVNTALYTSWTKGYLVFEDTPISEVLSALTKYYNISFKGDSNKLSKKTCSGKIYLSDDVNNVIETLSLLTNTSFSINK
- a CDS encoding M16 family metallopeptidase; translation: MTISLRYILLFLFLPFLSFNMVGQRLLQDPQLIKKKLSNGLTYYIYPTDQGKNQADVRLFVKTGSLQEADNQLGLAHFLEHMAFNGIKHFKANELIRFLESKGAKFGHDLNAHTSFQETIYKLKIPTRDIQVVDSTLTILSDWVDGMLLDSLEVEKERGVILSEWLSKQSPKLNSSQAFLDQLLNGSLYSNRKVIGDTTILRNFKHSELKQFYNQWYDPSIMAIAISGDIDVNKVEELIKKKFESKKTTSPNWKEHPIPSYTKDSLLIYSDSWVTKTELNYIQLIPPLRDVASINLYEQYLTRTIINSLFKERFAKLSKGKTFYTDGSISIGNFLPVKGAIIATVELDSSNLKKGIEQFNTHLGQLYTYGFTNQEIEKTKKNLYGSFKRKVQAEKSSSSSSLMNQMYQDFFYGNSIIDPSYELEILKKSIPKIDSTTILSYLQNINLGPKRYLMTTNASMKTQLPLNKELLAIINSAPHKIIPYKDSLFVPEKLLNEHPLAGKTTSINPISEIDATELILSNGVKIIYKHSDIEKNKVLLSGFRAGGFYGMDSIDYLTSMYAEPIVSLSGYGNFSREALSHFLAGNSAKVQMLVDKTRSGFFGSSNVQDTSTLFELFYLKWTQPQIDSILFDKVKEQSILKAEQSPNDKQVDFRNELNFLIKGKDYTTIPTTPEMIEEGLHVSDMIPLYNAFFGNAFDYTVIIISDQKLDDLLPYIETYLGGLPSDNSYNPKTYFPSSGFKKSQSFIRYASPSPKATVSVVFQHDKKIKDLHKKEVLNELVEGIIKIRLYEELRENAGKVYGVNVSLNSTSTPTSLSRHTISFNCAPEDASQLIQEVNKILKEITTGQLPIKQDLDNVKENSKKNYHAKRNTNAFWTKAIRDYYFKKYRSWDHVNNYDFMLDSITEKDIIKVIKKELLKTPRVNAILYPENYKNQ
- a CDS encoding RNA polymerase sigma factor, translated to MLSNTTNHINVLYLNYVDIMFDYGIRMGFSEDAVMDAIHNVFQRLLEKKSPLDIENEKSYLIKSVRNELINESQRVQNLDSTEDGDLPFSITVNIEEMLIDADFENTIQKKIQHVLKTLTPRQREIIYLRYTGNYSYAEIAEILQISIPACRNLILKALKELRKHGSTFFYLMIYLNHKN
- a CDS encoding RagB/SusD family nutrient uptake outer membrane protein — its product is MKLKNIFVISILCLSFTACQSFLEVEDEGRSSIPVFFSDMDGVRAALPGAYSRIYKYYDSEFLLYPDVAGDMLEMTIVGADTKMAPQFNYISNPDQTIGAVSYIWEYCYDALTNINNIINYYPALLEKFPGNKNELNNIMANALFLRALVHFDLVKVYAQNYNYTTDASHLGIPIVLKIPGPNDNLKRNTVENVYAQILGDLKDADALFEGASFNENKAPYYASSSAVQGLLARVSLYMGKNEEAIMHASKAIEAKSLSQGPDYINVFTQNNFVGETIFKLNGWLQKSATSSFYNNGPIGFASTKLITLFQDQEDIRLDLLQVQNNGTHSTLKHTKTDVNQGEVQYDLILMRASEMYLIRAEANIKLNSLEEAKSDLKSLIARALQKTPIEIEITENTQEEMMNLLMNERAKELAFEGHRLFDLSRNHQSLERAENTLSTVQFIAYPSDLFILPIPQAEIDANTNILQNSGY